One window of the Leishmania infantum JPCM5 genome chromosome 28 genome contains the following:
- a CDS encoding putative ribosomal protein S20: MDYPKKNQAAPAEGQTVRLTITSRNAKAVESVTSQLLTRARDEKVTIHGPVRLPTRTLKITTRKTPCGNGTNTWDTFELKIYKRIIDLHAPTEQVKKITSFTMESGVDVSITILDR, encoded by the coding sequence ATGGACTACCCGAAGAAGAACCAGGCGGCGCCCGCGGAGGGCCAGACGGTGCGTCTGACGATCACGTCGCGCAACGCGAAGGCTGTGGAGTCTGTGacgtcgcagctgctgacgcgcgcgcgcgacgagAAGGTGACGATCCACGGTCCGGTGCGTCTGCCGACGCGCACGCTGAAGATCACGACCCGCAAGACGCCTTGCGGTAACGGTACGAACACGTGGGACACGTTCGAGCTGAAGATCTACAAGCGCATCATTGACCTTCACGCGCCGACGGAGCAGGTGAAGAAGATCACGAGCTTCACGATGGAGTCGGGCGTGGACGTGTCGATCACGATCCTGGACCGGTAG